The genomic region GAGCTTCGAGCAGTTCAGTGCCGCGATCGATCCGGCGTGGATCGCCGCGGCGCTCGCCGCGACCGGGACGGCGTCGGTCCGCCGACGCAAGCTGCCGGCGGAGCACGTGGTGTGGCTCGTCATTGGGATGGGCCTGTTCCATGACCGCAGCATCGCGCAGGTCGTGCAGCATCTCGACCTCGTCCTGCCCGCGCGCAACGGCGAGCGGGGCCACGTCACCAACGCGGCGATCATCCAGGCGCGCGATCAGCTGGGCGCCGCCCCGCTGGCCGCGCTCTTCGCGCAGACCGCCGCCGTGTGGAGCACCGCGGCGGCCGAGACCACGCGCTGGCGCGGGCTGGCCGTCTACGGCCTCGATGGCACGACGCTGCGCGTGGCCGACACGGCGGACAACGTCGCGCACTTCGGGCGCCCCGGCAGTCGCCACGGGGACGGCGCGGGCTACCCACAGCTGCGGCTGGCCGCGCTCTCGGTCCTGCGCCATCACCTTGTCGCCGCCGCCGCCCTCGGCCCGTACCGCACGAGCGAGCTCACGCTGGCGACCACGCTGTGGGAGGCCGTGCCCGCCCGCGCGCTCGTCATTCTCGACCGCGGCTTTTGCAGCTATGCGCTGTTCCACGCGCTGGCCGCGCCCGCCCGCCAGCGCCACTGGTTGGTCCGCGCCAAAGCCGGGCGCACCGCGCTCAAGGCCCACCTCGTCCAGCGCCTCGGCACCGGCGATCACCTCGTCGACCTCACGCCCAGCCGCGGGACCCGCACCGCGCACCGCACCCTACCGGCGACGCTCCGCGTGCGCGCCGTGCGCGTCCACCACCGCGGCTTTCGCCCCTACCTCGTCTTCACCTCGCTCCTCGATCCCGTCGCCTATCCCGCCGCGGAGCTCGTCGCGCTCTACCACGAGCGCTGGGAACTCGAACTCACCTTCGACGAAGTCAAGACGCACACCCTCGAACGCGCGGAGGCGCTGCGCAGTCAGGCCCCGACCCGCGTCGAGCAGGAAGTGTGGGGCCTGCTCCTCGCCTACAACCTCCTCCGCCTCGTCATGAGCCGCGCGGCCCCGCGCGCCGACGTCCCGCCGCTGCGCCTGAGCTATCGGCACGCGCTCCTCGCCCTGCGCGGCTTCTGGCACACGG from bacterium harbors:
- a CDS encoding IS4 family transposase codes for the protein MGLGETVLAVGAGERPASFEQFSAAIDPAWIAAALAATGTASVRRRKLPAEHVVWLVIGMGLFHDRSIAQVVQHLDLVLPARNGERGHVTNAAIIQARDQLGAAPLAALFAQTAAVWSTAAAETTRWRGLAVYGLDGTTLRVADTADNVAHFGRPGSRHGDGAGYPQLRLAALSVLRHHLVAAAALGPYRTSELTLATTLWEAVPARALVILDRGFCSYALFHALAAPARQRHWLVRAKAGRTALKAHLVQRLGTGDHLVDLTPSRGTRTAHRTLPATLRVRAVRVHHRGFRPYLVFTSLLDPVAYPAAELVALYHERWELELTFDEVKTHTLERAEALRSQAPTRVEQEVWGLLLAYNLLRLVMSRAAPRADVPPLRLSYRHALLALRGFWHTAWLSPPGVLPRRLEALLDELALFVLPARRPRRYPRAVKIKMSNFPRKRPRRRRIRVK